The following are encoded in a window of Balaenoptera ricei isolate mBalRic1 chromosome 1, mBalRic1.hap2, whole genome shotgun sequence genomic DNA:
- the SLC26A9 gene encoding solute carrier family 26 member 9 produces the protein MSQPRPRYVVDRATYSLTLFDDEFEKKDRTYPLGEKLRNAFRCSSAKIKTTVFRLLPVLSWLPKYKVKDYIIPDLLGGISGGSIQVPQGMAFALLANLPAVNGLYSSFFPLLTYFFLGGIHQMVPGTFAVISILVGNICLQLAPESKFRVFNNVTNESHVDTVAMEAERLHVSATLACLTAIIQMGLGFVQFGFVAIYLSESFIRGFMTAAGLQILISVLKYIFGLTIPSYTGPGSIVFTFIDICKNLPHTNVASLLFALISSVFLVLVKELNTRFMHKIRFPIPTEMIVVVVATAISGGCKMPKKYHMQIVGEIQRGFPTPVLPVVSQWKDMIGTAFSLAIVGYVINLAVGRTLASKHGYDVDSNQEMIALGCSNFFGSFFKIHVICCALSVTLAVDGAGGKSQMSSLCVSLVVMITMLVLGSYLYPLPKAVLGALIAVNLKNSLKQLADPYYLWRKSKLDCCIWVVSFLSAFFLSLPYGVAVGVAFSILVVIFQTQFRNGYTLAQVMDTDIYVNPKTYNRAQEIQGIKIITYCSPLYFANSEIFRQKVTAKTGVDPQKVLLAKQKYLRRQEKGRTVPTQQRKSLFMKTKTVSLQELQQDFENGSPTDPNNNQTPANGASVSYITFSPDSSTAASCEPPASAEPSDILASVPPFVTFHTLIFDMSGVSFVDLMGIKALAKLSSTYGRIGVKVFLVNIHAQVYNDINHGGVFEDGCLERNHVFPSIHDAVLFAQAKAREVAPGRNFQGAPVDPELSLYDSEEDSPSCWDLEQEMFGSMFHAETLTAL, from the exons ATGAGCCAGCCCAGGCCCCGCTACGTGGTAGACAGAGCTACCTACTCCCTCACCCTCTTCGATGATGAGTTTGAGAAGAAGGATCGGACATACCCACTGGGAGAAAAACTTCGCAATGCCTTCAG ATGTTCCTCGGCCAAGATCAAAACCACAGTGTTCAGGCTGCTCCCCGTGCTCTCTTGGCTCCCCAAGTACAAGGTCAAAGATTACATCATCCCTGACCTTCTTGGCGGCATCAGCGGTGGATCCATCCAGGTCCCACAAG GCATGGCGTTTGCTCTGCTGGCCAACCTTCCTGCAGTCAACGGCCTCTACTcctccttcttccccctcctGACCTACTTCTTCCTGGGGGGTATCCACCAGATGGTGCCAG GTACATTTGCCGTTATCAGCATCCTGGTGGGTAACATCTGTCTGCAGCTGGCCCCAGAGTCGAAATTCCGGGTCTTCAACAATGTCACCAATGAGAGCCATGTGGACACAGTGGCCATGGAGGCCGAGAGGCTGCACGTGTCGGCAACGCTAGCCTGCCTGACTGCCATCATCCAG ATGGGCCTGGGCTTCGTGCAGTTCGGTTTTGTGGCCATCTACCTCTCTGAGTCCTTCATCCGGGGCTTCATGACAGCTGCTGGCCTGCAGATCCTGATCTCCGTGCTCAAGTACATCTTCGGACTGACCATCCCCTCCTACACAGGCCCAGGGTCCATCGTCTTT ACCTTCATTGACATTTGCAAAAACCTTCCCCACACCAACGTCGCCTCGCTCCTCTTCGCCCTCATCAGCAGCGTGTTCCTGGTGCTGGTGAAGGAGCTCAACACCCGCTTCATGCACAAGATCCGCTTCCCCATCCCTACAGAAATGATCGTG GTAGTGGTGGCAACAGCTATCTCTGGGGGCTGCAAGATGCCCAAAAAGTATCACATGCAGATCGTGGGAGAGATCCAACGAGG GTTCCCCACTCCCGTGTTGCCTGTGGTTTCACAGTGGAAGGACATGATTGGCACAGCCTTCTCCCTGGCCATCGTGGGCTACGTCATCAACTTGGCTGTGGGCCGGACCCTGGCCAGCAAGCACGGCTATGACGTGGATTCTAACCAG GAGATGATCGCCCTGGGCTGCAGCAACTTCTTCGGCTCCTTCTTTAAAATCCATGTCATTTGCTGTGCTCTCTCTGTCACTCTGGCTgtggatggagctggaggaaaaTCCCAG ATGTCAAGCCTGTGCGTCTCCCTGGTGGTGATGATCACGATGCTGGTCCTGGGGTCCTATCTCTACCCTCTCCCCAAG GCTGTGCTAGGAGCCCTGATTGCTGTCAACCTCAAGAACTCCCTCAAGCAACTCGCCGACCCCTACTACCTGTGGAGGAAGAGCAAGCTGGACTGT TGCATCTGGGTGGTGAGCTTCCTCTCTGCCTTCTTCCTGAGCCTGCCGTATGGTGTGGCAGTGGGTGTCGCCTTCTCCATCCTGGTTGTGATCTTCCAGACTCAGTT TCGAAATGGCTATACTTTGGCCCAAGTCATGGACACTGACATTTATGTGAACCCCAAGACCTATAATAGG GCCCAGGAAATCCAAGGGATAAAGATCATCACTTACTGCTCCCCTCTCTACTTTGCCAACTCGGAAATCTTCAGGCAAAAGGTCACTGCCAAG ACAGGTGTGGACCCCCAGAAAGTATTGCTGGCCAAGCAAAAATACCTCAGGAGGCAGGAGAAGGGGAGAACAGTGCCCACGCAACAGAGGAAGTCCTTATTTATGAAAACCAAG ACTGTCTCCCTGCAGGAGCTTCAGCAGGACTTTGAGAATGGCTCCCCAACTGACCCCAACAACAACCAGACGCCTGCTAATGGCGCCAGCGTGTCCTATATCACCTTCAGCCCTGACAGCTCCACAGCTGCCAGTTGTGAGCCCCCGGCCTCTGCTGAGCCCAGTGACATCCTGGCCAGCGTCCCACCCTTTGTCACCTTCCACACCCTCATCTTCGACATGAGTGGGGTCAGCTTTGTGGACTTGATGGGCATCAAAGCCCTGGCCAAG CTGAGCTCCACCTATGGGAGGATCGGTGTGAAGGTCTTCTTGGTGAACATTCATG ccCAGGTGTACAATGACATTAACCATGGTGGCGTCTTCGAAGATGGGTGTCTAGAGCGCAACCACGTCTTTCCCAGCATACACGACGCAGTCCTGTTTGCCCAGGCAAAGGCCAGGGAAGTGGCCCCAGGACGCAACTTCCAAGGG GCTCCAGTGGACCCTGAGCTCTCTTTGTACGATTCGGAGGAGGACAGTCCCAGCTGCTGGGACTTAGAGCAG GAGATGTTCGGCAGCATGTTTCATGCAGAGACCCTGACCGCCCTGTGA